A region from the SAR86 cluster bacterium genome encodes:
- the dusA gene encoding tRNA dihydrouridine(20/20a) synthase DusA, whose amino-acid sequence MLRDLNHKLCIAPMMQYTDMHDRYLLRLISEKVFLYTEMIATGSLIYGKCFDQLEFNNEEHPVGVQLGGSNINDLVECSKKCEQYGYDEINLNVGCPSDRVQKGKFGACLMLEPELVKDCLGHMKNAVKIPVSIKCRLGIDKNESYNFLYNFISIVKESGVKIFIIHARNGILKGLSPRQNRNIPPLKYDYVYKLKRDFPELKIIINGGIKTIENTIEHLRNVDGVMIGRAAYDNPFMLSEIDSNIYGDHKKTVSKIDIFNKYMDYVEKKQSEGHELSRMLKHIFGLSRGNKNAKLYRLKIIEIMQNKDLKNNRSELQKLLVN is encoded by the coding sequence ATGCTCAGAGACTTAAACCACAAATTATGTATTGCTCCAATGATGCAATATACAGATATGCACGATAGATATTTATTAAGACTAATATCAGAAAAAGTGTTTCTTTATACAGAAATGATTGCAACTGGTTCTTTGATTTATGGTAAGTGCTTTGATCAGCTTGAATTTAATAATGAAGAACATCCTGTTGGTGTTCAACTTGGTGGTTCTAATATAAATGATCTTGTAGAGTGTTCTAAAAAATGTGAGCAATATGGTTATGACGAAATAAATCTAAACGTAGGTTGTCCATCAGATAGAGTACAAAAAGGTAAATTTGGTGCCTGTCTTATGTTAGAGCCTGAACTAGTAAAAGACTGTTTAGGTCATATGAAAAATGCAGTAAAGATACCTGTTTCAATTAAATGTAGATTAGGTATAGACAAAAATGAATCATATAATTTTCTTTACAATTTTATTTCTATTGTTAAAGAATCTGGTGTGAAGATTTTTATAATTCATGCAAGAAATGGAATTTTGAAGGGTTTAAGTCCAAGACAAAATAGAAATATACCACCACTTAAATATGACTATGTTTATAAGTTAAAAAGAGATTTTCCAGAACTTAAAATTATTATTAATGGAGGTATCAAAACCATTGAAAATACGATAGAACATCTTCGCAATGTAGATGGAGTAATGATCGGTAGAGCAGCATATGACAACCCTTTTATGCTTAGCGAAATTGATTCAAATATTTATGGCGATCATAAAAAAACTGTTTCAAAAATTGATATTTTTAATAAATATATGGATTATGTTGAAAAAAAACAAAGTGAAGGACATGAATTATCAAGGATGTTAAAACATATATTTGGTTTATCGAGGGGTAATAAAAACGCAAAACTATATAGATTAAAAATTATTGAAATAATGCAAAATAAAGATTTAAAAAATAACAGATCTGAACTTCAAAAATTATTAGTCAATTAA
- a CDS encoding VacJ family lipoprotein has product MAEVYSKTPKPIKKGVTNFFNNLEEIDTSINQLLQGKVKFFFNDFSRFIINSTIGLAGFIDVATKIGLDRHDEDFGQTLAVWGVESGPYIMLPFFGPSTLRDTLTKPVSSILSVTFHMTDTDVNITLRGIDAIETRERLIGIESLLSGDKYNFVKDAYVQSLYFEIKDGVDVEDTFIDDMDDFLID; this is encoded by the coding sequence TTGGCTGAAGTATATTCAAAAACACCAAAACCCATTAAAAAGGGTGTGACGAATTTTTTTAATAATCTCGAAGAAATAGACACCTCAATAAATCAATTACTACAAGGAAAAGTTAAATTTTTTTTTAACGACTTTTCTAGATTTATAATTAATTCAACTATTGGATTAGCTGGTTTTATTGATGTTGCAACCAAAATTGGACTTGATAGACATGATGAAGATTTTGGTCAAACATTGGCAGTCTGGGGTGTTGAATCGGGACCATATATAATGTTGCCTTTTTTTGGCCCATCAACATTACGAGACACTTTAACAAAACCAGTTTCTTCTATTTTATCAGTAACATTCCATATGACAGATACTGATGTGAACATTACTTTAAGAGGGATTGATGCAATAGAGACTAGAGAGCGTTTAATTGGCATTGAATCATTATTATCAGGTGACAAGTATAACTTTGTAAAAGATGCTTATGTTCAGTCTTTGTATTTTGAAATCAAGGATGGAGTTGATGTAGAAGATACATTTATTGATGATATGGATGATTTTTTAATTGACTAA
- a CDS encoding Mrp/NBP35 family ATP-binding protein — MSIKKIIAIAATKGGVGKSTFSAGLALNLLKKYKVGILDADIYGPNQHIIFNTLNKKLEFSKDSKKILPININGLLINSMGYIVDQDIAATWRGPMLSSAIRKLLTETDWGDLDYLIIDMPPGTGDSYLTIASEIDHLETILITSKNKLSYYDLKKTISMLKKLNTNILGYVENNISNYKGPLNDEESLEFKKLGQIDFSDDLYNLKIENALHLFDDVTMKIIG, encoded by the coding sequence ATGAGCATAAAAAAAATAATAGCTATAGCTGCAACCAAAGGTGGTGTAGGTAAGAGTACATTTTCAGCTGGCTTAGCCCTCAATTTATTAAAGAAATATAAAGTCGGCATTTTAGATGCAGATATTTATGGACCAAATCAACATATTATTTTTAATACACTAAATAAAAAATTAGAATTTTCTAAGGATTCAAAAAAAATCTTACCAATAAATATTAATGGCCTATTAATAAATTCAATGGGATATATTGTTGATCAGGATATTGCAGCAACATGGCGCGGACCAATGTTAAGTTCTGCTATAAGAAAATTATTAACAGAGACAGATTGGGGAGATTTAGATTATTTAATTATTGATATGCCTCCTGGTACAGGAGATTCGTATCTGACAATAGCGAGTGAAATTGATCACTTGGAGACAATATTGATAACATCAAAAAATAAATTATCTTACTATGACTTAAAAAAAACTATCTCTATGCTGAAAAAGCTAAATACAAATATATTAGGATATGTTGAAAATAATATTTCTAATTATAAGGGTCCATTGAATGACGAAGAGTCTTTAGAATTTAAGAAATTAGGTCAGATAGACTTTAGTGATGATTTATATAATCTAAAAATAGAAAATGCTCTACATTTATTTGATGATGTAACAATGAAAATTATTGGATAG